One genomic window of [Clostridium] scindens ATCC 35704 includes the following:
- a CDS encoding reverse transcriptase domain-containing protein, whose protein sequence is MKPTTEILARISQNSLANKEEVFTKLYRYLLRPDIYFVAYKNLYANNGAATKGVNEDTADGFSEAKIDSIIKALADETYQPMPVRRTYIQKKNNRKKLRPLGIPTFTDKLVQEVLRMILEAVYEPIFLDVSHGFRPKRSCHTALKQLRREFNGTRWFVEGDIKGCFDNINHAVLVGLLNNKIKDARITKLIYKFLKAGYLENWQYHKTYSGTPQGGIISPLLANIYLHELDKFVMKLKSEFDTPGVGQITPEYRELHNEIKRLSHRLTKVTGEEREMVLAEYKPKRQKLMTIPCTAQTDKKLKYVRYADDFLIAVKGNREDCQWIKSKLAEFIGDTLKMELSEDKTLITHSSKCARFLGYDVRVRRSGKIKRGGPGHVKMRTLNGGVELLVPLNDKIRQFVFTKGVAIQKKDGSMFPVHRKYLVGLTDLEIVSVYNAELRGICNYYGMASNFCKLHYLAYLMEYSCLKTLASKHKTSLSKTIDKFNDGTGKWGIPYETKQGNKRRYFANYADCKGKGPATDYISNAAVVYGYAVNTLENRLKAKVCELCGTTESDHYEVHHINKLKNLKGKERWEIAMIAKHRKTLVVCRDCHRSIIHKK, encoded by the coding sequence ATGAAGCCAACAACGGAAATTTTAGCAAGAATCAGTCAAAACTCACTTGCAAATAAAGAAGAAGTATTTACAAAACTGTATCGCTATCTGTTGCGTCCTGACATTTACTTTGTGGCATACAAAAACCTGTATGCCAACAACGGTGCGGCAACAAAAGGAGTAAACGAGGATACGGCGGACGGTTTCAGTGAAGCCAAAATAGATAGTATTATCAAAGCATTGGCGGACGAAACCTATCAGCCCATGCCGGTGAGGCGAACCTATATCCAGAAGAAGAATAACCGCAAAAAGCTGCGTCCCTTAGGTATACCAACCTTTACTGACAAATTGGTGCAGGAAGTGTTGCGGATGATACTGGAAGCGGTATATGAACCTATCTTTCTGGATGTCTCCCACGGTTTTAGGCCAAAAAGAAGTTGTCATACGGCCTTAAAACAGTTGAGACGGGAGTTCAACGGTACGCGTTGGTTTGTTGAAGGCGACATCAAAGGTTGCTTTGACAACATCAACCACGCTGTTCTTGTAGGCTTGCTGAACAATAAAATCAAGGACGCTCGGATAACCAAGCTGATTTACAAATTCCTAAAAGCAGGATATTTAGAGAATTGGCAGTACCATAAGACGTACAGCGGTACACCGCAAGGCGGTATCATTTCTCCGCTACTCGCCAACATCTACCTGCATGAATTGGACAAGTTTGTAATGAAGTTGAAATCCGAATTTGACACGCCCGGAGTGGGACAAATCACACCTGAATACCGAGAGCTGCACAATGAAATCAAACGGCTATCCCACCGCTTGACGAAAGTAACAGGTGAGGAAAGGGAAATGGTGCTGGCAGAGTATAAGCCCAAACGTCAGAAACTGATGACCATTCCCTGCACTGCGCAGACCGACAAAAAACTGAAATATGTTCGGTATGCGGATGATTTTCTAATAGCAGTCAAGGGAAACCGTGAGGACTGTCAATGGATTAAGAGCAAACTGGCCGAGTTTATCGGAGATACACTGAAAATGGAACTCAGTGAAGATAAAACGCTCATAACCCATAGCAGTAAATGTGCAAGGTTCTTAGGCTATGATGTGCGTGTGCGCAGAAGCGGAAAAATAAAGCGGGGTGGCCCCGGTCATGTAAAAATGCGTACCCTCAATGGGGGTGTAGAACTGTTGGTGCCACTTAACGATAAAATCCGTCAATTCGTTTTCACTAAAGGTGTGGCGATACAGAAGAAAGATGGTTCCATGTTTCCAGTTCATCGGAAATATCTGGTTGGGCTCACAGACTTAGAAATCGTTTCAGTATACAATGCGGAGTTAAGAGGAATATGCAACTATTATGGTATGGCAAGCAACTTTTGCAAGCTGCACTATCTTGCCTACCTTATGGAATACAGTTGCTTAAAAACCCTTGCTTCAAAGCATAAAACCAGCCTATCCAAAACCATTGACAAGTTTAATGATGGCACAGGAAAATGGGGTATACCCTATGAAACGAAGCAGGGAAACAAAAGGCGTTACTTCGCAAATTACGCCGACTGCAAAGGCAAGGGCCCTGCTACGGATTACATCAGCAATGCTGCCGTTGTCTACGGATACGCAGTCAATACCCTTGAAAACCGGCTGAAAGCAAAGGTCTGTGAGTTATGCGGAACGACAGAGAGCGACCATTACGAGGTTCACCACATTAACAAACTCAAAAATCTCAAAGGCAAGGAACGGTGGGAAATCGCAATGATTGCCAAACACAGAAAAACGCTTGTGGTGTGCAGGGATTGCCACCGCAGTATTATCCACAAAAAGTGA